A single Mangrovimonas sp. YM274 DNA region contains:
- a CDS encoding sodium/sugar symporter gives MNTSFEFLDYFIFVAYAILILTVGLWMSRDKKGHEKNAEDYFLAGKSLPWWAIGASLIAANISAEQFIGMSGSGFASGLAIASYEWMAALTLLIVGKFFLPIFIEKGLYTIPEFVEKRFSTNLKTILAVFWIALYVFVNLASVLYLGALALETIMGIPMMYGVMGLALFAAAYSLYGGLSAVAWTDVIQVVFLVLGGLATTYLALNTVSGGEGVMAGLKTVYETVPDRFAMILDESHPEYKNLPGIGVLVGGMWVANLYYWGFNQYIIQRTLAAKSLREAQKGILLAAFLKLIIPLIVVIPGIAAYLMVNNPEILGSLGEAGLQNLPSTEQADKAYPWLLQFLPAGLKGVAFAALAAAIVSSLASMLNSTSTIFTMDIYKQYINKSASSKQTVTMGRISAAVALVIACIMAPLLGGIDQAFQFIQEYTGVVSPGILAVFLLGLFWKKTTNKAAIVGALTSIPIAMYFKVAPKGWSTSPIFVDIPFMDQMGYTAILTIIVIVIVSLMQNKGAEDPKGIPLSGKLFKTGPVFNVGAFAVMIILVVLYALFWK, from the coding sequence ATGAATACTTCTTTTGAGTTTTTAGACTACTTTATCTTTGTGGCTTATGCTATACTCATACTTACGGTTGGGTTATGGATGTCCAGAGATAAAAAAGGTCATGAAAAGAATGCCGAAGATTATTTTTTGGCAGGTAAGTCATTGCCTTGGTGGGCTATCGGAGCCTCTTTGATTGCGGCAAATATTTCAGCAGAACAATTTATTGGGATGTCGGGATCTGGATTTGCATCTGGATTAGCCATTGCATCTTACGAATGGATGGCTGCATTGACATTGCTTATTGTAGGTAAATTTTTTCTGCCAATTTTTATTGAAAAGGGGTTGTATACGATTCCTGAATTTGTTGAAAAGCGTTTTTCTACCAACTTAAAGACCATATTGGCGGTCTTCTGGATTGCGCTTTATGTGTTTGTTAACTTGGCATCTGTATTGTATTTGGGGGCTTTGGCCTTGGAGACCATCATGGGAATTCCTATGATGTATGGTGTGATGGGATTGGCGTTGTTCGCGGCAGCTTATTCGTTGTACGGAGGACTCTCAGCTGTAGCTTGGACGGATGTTATCCAGGTTGTTTTCTTGGTTTTAGGAGGTTTGGCAACGACCTATTTGGCTTTGAATACAGTGTCCGGTGGTGAAGGTGTTATGGCTGGATTGAAAACGGTTTATGAAACAGTTCCAGATCGCTTTGCCATGATTTTGGATGAGTCGCACCCAGAGTACAAAAACCTTCCGGGAATAGGGGTTTTAGTTGGAGGTATGTGGGTTGCAAACCTTTATTATTGGGGATTCAACCAATATATCATTCAAAGAACCTTAGCAGCAAAATCATTAAGAGAAGCTCAAAAGGGGATTTTATTGGCCGCATTTTTAAAGTTGATTATTCCATTGATAGTGGTAATTCCTGGAATTGCGGCTTACTTAATGGTTAACAATCCTGAAATTTTAGGAAGTTTGGGAGAAGCAGGACTTCAAAACTTGCCATCTACTGAGCAGGCGGATAAGGCTTACCCTTGGTTATTGCAGTTTTTGCCTGCGGGACTTAAAGGGGTGGCATTTGCAGCTCTAGCGGCAGCAATCGTATCTTCCTTGGCATCTATGTTAAATTCAACCTCTACCATTTTTACAATGGATATTTATAAGCAGTATATCAATAAATCTGCTAGTTCCAAGCAAACGGTAACTATGGGAAGAATTTCGGCAGCGGTAGCTTTGGTAATAGCTTGTATTATGGCGCCTTTGTTGGGAGGAATTGATCAAGCATTCCAGTTTATTCAAGAGTATACAGGTGTGGTAAGTCCTGGTATTTTGGCGGTATTTCTTTTAGGACTGTTCTGGAAGAAAACTACCAACAAAGCGGCTATTGTTGGGGCCTTGACTTCAATTCCAATTGCTATGTACTTCAAGGTAGCACCTAAGGGATGGTCAACAAGCCCAATTTTTGTTGATATCCCATTCATGGATCAAATGGGGTATACTGCTATTTTGACGATTATAGTAATCGTTATAGTAAGTTTGATGCAGAATAAGGGGGCAGAGGACCCTAAAGGTATTCCTTTGAGTGGTAAACTGTTTAAAACAGGACCGGTTTTTAATGTAGGAGCCTTTGCTGTCATGATTATTTTAGTTGTGCTTTACGCCTTATTCTGGAAATAG
- a CDS encoding phenylacetate--CoA ligase family protein, giving the protein MIPEIEKASLADIKLFQEEKLSELLTYLQANSTYYQRVFKEQDIDVSTIKTLEDLVKLPLTTKEDLQKYNDDFLCVPKHKVIDYVTTSGTLGDPVTFALTDNDLERLAYNEAISFACAGVAETDILQLMTTIDRRFMAGLAYFLGVRKLGAGIIRVGAGIPELQWDSILKFKPTYLIAVPSFLLKLIEYANQHGIDLKESGVKGAICIGESLRNQDFTLNTLAEKITSSWDIELYSTYASTEMNTAFTDCEQQQGGHHHPELIIVEILNDDNQPVDEGEVGELTITTLGVEGMPLLRFKTGDMVKAHTTPCGCGRNTMRLGPVVGRKKQMIKYKGTTLYPPAMDNILNDFQEVQSYIVEISSNAIGTDEICIKIAATNPTEKLQQAIKDHFRAKLRVAPKVEFHDAKEIHALQFPKMSRKPIKVIDNRK; this is encoded by the coding sequence ATGATTCCAGAAATTGAAAAAGCGTCGTTAGCAGACATTAAATTGTTCCAAGAGGAAAAATTAAGTGAGCTTTTAACTTATTTACAGGCAAATTCTACCTATTACCAAAGGGTGTTTAAAGAACAGGATATTGATGTGTCTACCATTAAAACTCTTGAAGATTTGGTAAAACTTCCCTTAACTACCAAAGAGGATTTACAGAAGTATAATGATGACTTTTTATGTGTTCCAAAACATAAAGTGATTGATTATGTTACGACTTCAGGCACTTTGGGTGATCCAGTAACTTTTGCGCTTACCGATAATGATTTGGAACGTTTGGCGTATAATGAGGCTATTTCATTTGCCTGTGCAGGGGTCGCCGAAACCGACATTTTGCAACTTATGACCACCATAGATCGTCGTTTTATGGCGGGGTTGGCCTATTTTTTAGGTGTACGTAAATTGGGAGCGGGAATTATTAGAGTTGGAGCAGGGATTCCGGAATTGCAGTGGGATTCTATTTTAAAATTTAAACCAACCTATCTTATAGCGGTTCCTTCATTCTTGTTGAAATTGATAGAATATGCCAATCAGCATGGTATTGATTTAAAAGAATCAGGTGTGAAAGGAGCCATTTGTATAGGGGAATCTTTAAGAAATCAGGATTTTACCTTGAATACACTTGCTGAAAAAATTACCTCGAGTTGGGACATTGAATTATATTCTACCTATGCCTCAACTGAAATGAATACTGCTTTTACGGATTGTGAACAACAACAAGGGGGGCATCATCATCCAGAATTGATTATTGTAGAAATATTGAATGATGACAATCAGCCAGTGGACGAAGGTGAGGTTGGTGAACTTACTATTACCACCCTTGGAGTGGAAGGGATGCCGCTTTTAAGGTTTAAGACTGGGGATATGGTCAAAGCACATACCACGCCATGTGGATGCGGCCGAAACACTATGCGTTTGGGACCGGTTGTGGGAAGGAAAAAGCAAATGATCAAATATAAGGGGACGACCTTGTACCCTCCAGCCATGGATAATATTTTAAATGATTTCCAGGAGGTCCAAAGTTATATTGTTGAAATTTCCAGCAATGCTATAGGAACTGATGAAATTTGTATTAAAATAGCGGCAACCAATCCAACGGAAAAACTACAGCAGGCTATTAAAGACCATTTTAGGGCAAAATTGCGTGTAGCGCCAAAAGTTGAATTTCATGACGCTAAAGAAATCCATGCCTTACAGTTCCCTAAGATGAGCAGAAAACCTATTAAAGTTATCGATAACAGAAAATAG